Within Conger conger chromosome 3, fConCon1.1, whole genome shotgun sequence, the genomic segment TTGGAGCTGGATCTCAAGTGCTACAGGTACTTATTTTCAATTTCACCAAACACAAATGTAGCATTTATAGTTTTCCCTTTAAAGGTGGCTGACAATCCTTCCCCTGTACAGCTGACGTGAATCTGGATCCCATGACCAACCACCCATGGCTGCAACTATCTGATGACTGCAAGAAGGTGCAGGAGGCCTTGTCTGAGCAGGATGTGGCTCCCAGCACGCAGCGCTTCGACGTCTGGCCCTGTGTCCTGGGCTGGGAGGGCTACTCCTGCGGCCGCCACTACTGGGAGGTGGACCTGGCCAACAATGGCTACTGGAGGGTGGGGCTGACCACTGCCACGTCCAAGAGGTGTGGCCGCTTCCCCATGGCCCCATCACAGGGCTACTGGACCCTGTGGCGCAGCACCCGGCAGTTCTACGCCTGCACCAAACCCGAGACACCTCTCCCAGTGGGACTGGTCCCGCGTAGGCTGGGTGTTTACCTCGACTACGAGGAGGGCCAAATCTCTTTCTATAACGTGGAGAACAAGTCCCACATCTACACCTTCTCCCACAGTTTCAGAGGGAAGCTGTACCCTCTCTTTGCCCCGCTGGATGGCCGAACTCTCATCACGGTCTCCTCCCCGAAATCTGTCACCTAAAGACTCCCATTACCTTCTCACCCATAAGTCCCAGCCCTCAGGTAGCAGAACatcacttttacacacacacaaacacacacacacacatacacacacacacatacacatacacaagcaaacAGGCACACAACACATAAACATAAGCACActtgcgcacacgcacacacacacacaaggacacaggcacacacaagctcacatgcatgcacacaaacacaagcgcacatgcacacacacacatacacacacacagacaagcgcacaggcacacgcatacatacacacacacagtggaacgAAAGGCTATTTTTATGGGCATCTTTGTACACATCACAAAATTAAGTGTGAAAAATGAGTATTTGCAGCGAAAATATTTACCCAAATCTGATATAAACTGAATATTAGAATTGCAGTAATCTTATCCTCTTTCGTATAAAAATATAGAGAACAGTTAAGTACACAACTAACCTTTGTAgaatgtatattatatatatatggtatatacagtattcatgagaaaaacaaatgtgcttGGACAATCACAATGTCACTACAACTGTAGTTTAAAGTGTAGGTGTGCATACACATATATAGGCCTATTAAAttttttggtgtgaaaatatctatttttttaaCTTGTTACATTTTCTTATGATTTGTGTCCAATCTGCTTTTGTACACAATCATCTAAGCTACTTTCAAAATTATTAACATGTATTTATTCTACTATGTATTGTCTATGCTTAAAGATTATGCTATACTGTATTAAAGTCATAGTGCCTAATTACTGACCTTTATTGTTCTTGTTTCAGAATGTATCTTGTAAATAAGCAAAGAGAATGGTTTGGATTTTAATACCACTTTTATTGCATACACTGAGGGCAGAGACTATTTGAAAGCTTGAAatacttaaaatatttttcagttctGCTACTTCATTTCCCCCATTATTATTCTACACATTCACACTTTGCAGCGCATTCGACAAATTTAGAACACTTACTCTTCACAATCTAATGTTGTGCACAAAATGTGTGATCTGAAATGAGGCGTGTCCTGTATGGAATGAACTGTAGAAACTCAAGTCACACCTTGAGGCTTCTGGGGACTTTCCTCCACCATCTCTTCTTGTAACTGATTTCAGCTTCAGTTGCCCCATTTTAGCTTTATCAGTATtcacatattattttattgcagCCTGTAGTTGCATTCCATAGCTCAAAACTATTCAGCATGAAAGCCTTGCTGCTAATCACCACTAGCCTAGTTCCATATAGGGCCTCTATCCTCTATAGGGCTGCAACAGTTAAACTTGTCATAAATTTAAAGGAACGTCCATTCCCAAGTACGTGTGACTTTCCTAATGGAAACGTGCATCACTGCATCAATTTGACAATGCTCTCTTCTGGCCTCAGTTCAATAAGTCCaatgtaaattaatttgttttgaagTGCTAATTCAATTCAGCTTCATAATGGTCTTCACTTTTCAGTACAGGGCAAACAGAACCATCAGCCTAAAAGAGCCTTAGAGCCATCCTGAGCCTCCTCAGGCAACACAGGACCCagaagaggaaaagagaggcCCTGAGGGGCCCCATTCTGCAGGCTTCTCACACACCCAGGCTCCATATGCATCACAGCCGGCTGCAAACAGACTCCCATCTCCCCTGACATCTGCACAGTCTCTATGTTCAGAGTTCCACTGCACCTCCGATCTGCagcacacatataaacacacccaAAGGAAATAACATTAGTACTGCTAACATCAGAACAAAGCTCCCTACTCAGGTCTGAGTTAGGCTGGCTCTCCATTATAAAGCTTCGGTGCTGTTTGGTGCCTTGTTGGGccttaataattaatattattattatttattattatcatgtaACACTGTGCTTCAACAGTGCTGTGCTTCAATCTGCTAATCTGTAGTTAATTGGAGTTCACAATACAGTGCACATTTGTTATATAATTAGAGACCCctattatataaataatattttaatatatatattgtttaataaaatataagttAAGTATGTTAAGATGTTAAGAGAATATCTAAAGGTTTTAAAGAACTGACTCACAAGGATTTGTCCTGATGGGGTTTTCCATTTTGCCACACCCAATGTCCTTCCACCTCGTGGTCTGTCAACCCCACCCAAAGGAACTCCATCTGTTGGTCTGTCCTCATTTCTACCTGGATGAATTTCTGCAGGAACAAAAACACTCTTCATAACTGCATAGCTCTTCATTACTGCACAGCTCCCTGGAAATAATCACAAAtgatcacattttatttgcctTTATAAATAGGTAGAAaagaaatcacattttctttaaaaattgtgttttaaacatttacattttacattttagtcatttggcagacgcttttaatccaaagcgacttacaagtgcataggttctaccacaagtcaaagcatcacatccagaacaagaaaaatacacctggactgctgttctaaacatatagtcgtcatcataagtgcaattttttttttttttttttttttgggggggttagacagggataggggtatcagaaggggggggcggggtaaatcaggaggggggactaaggtagagtttgaagaggtgtgttttgagtctgcgtcgaaatagggggagggattctgctgtcctgacagtggtaggcaagtcattccaccactgcggaaccagaacggaaaacaggcgtgaacgtgcagctcgaccgccaggtgcccgtagagagggaaccgtaaggcgaccagagctggcagaccggagtggtctagctggggagtagggagtgatcagggattgtatgtaatgtggggcagtccccttagcagcctgaaatgccaacactagggccttgaatcggatgcgtgcggcaataggaagccagtggaggccaatgagaagcggggtgacatgagccgacctgggctgactggtgatcaagcgggctgcagcattctggaccagctggaggggcttgatggcgcacgctgggagaccggctaggagggagttgcagtaatccaggcgggaaatgacgagcgcctggactaggagctgggtggctttctccgtcaggagatgacggatgcggcgtatattaaacagaaagaacctgcaggttctggcagtggaggatacttgtggagccagggagaggcagttatcaagagtcaccccaagattctttgccgtacgggaggaggaaactacaaagtcctccacagtcagtgagaggtcgattgacggagaggacttagcagggatgtagagaagctcagttttagcaaggttgagcttcaggtgatgggaagtcatccatgcagagatatcagccaagcaggcagagatctgtgtggtgatttgggtgtcaggggggaaggaaatgaagagttgggtgtcatcagcgtaggagtgataagagaagccgtgggaagagataacagagccaagagacatggtgtatagcgagaagaggagaggcccaagaaccgagccctgcgggactccagttcgtaggggttgagggtcggagagtgcgcccctccaagtcacctggtaagagcgaccagagaggtaggaggaaaaccaagcgagtgcagaacctgtgacacccatcccagacagcgatgagagcagaatctcatggttgactgtatcgaaggcggccgacaggtcgaggaagatgaggacagaggagagggattttgctttagcagagtggagtgcctcagtgaccgcgagcagggcggtttcagtggagtggccactcttgaagccagactggttggggtcatggagattgttgtggagaagataagtggacagttgggagcagaccgcccgttccagggttttagcaagaaagggaagaagagagacaggccggtagttgttcagggcagagggatcgagagtaggttttttgaggaggggagtgactctggccctcttcagggaagagggcatggtgccggaagagagggaggtgttgattagagaggagagaaaagggagaatgtcctcagatatagattgtaggaggggagaggggatggggtcaagaggacaggtggtcgggcggtgggaagtaaggagtttcagcgtgtcggcatcagagaggggagaaaaggaggttagggagttggggagggtaggagggtcagcaggggtggagggttgggagaaggaattgcgaatagcatcgaccttcttttcaaagaaggagacaaagtcatcaggtgtgagtgatgaggggggtggggggggagggggggccagaagagaggagaaagttgaaaacagtttgcggggattagaggcggccgcgttaattttcgagtgaaagaaggaagatttagctagagagacagaggaatggaaagatgataagagggcatggaaggaagccatatcactggggagacaggaccttttccattttctctccgccgcccgcagttcggttcggacagctcgtagagcatcagaaagccagggactggggggggaggcccgagctagtttggtggtgaggggacacagagaatcaaaggaagatgagagggaggacatgagagttgtttAAAGAAGCTGAACCACTCTTACTCAAACAACGGCATAACCCACCAACATTTCttatccccaccccccaccctcaaaCCCTCAAACCCAGAAGTAGCCATCTTCTACTCTTGATAGCTTTATCATGTCGACTCTGCCCTGGCCATGCCCACCATTTCTCTGTGGTCCTCGATGGCAGCTAGGCTGGCATTGTGCTTCTCACAGAACTCCATGCTCTCATTCCAGTTGCGGTCATCCTCCAGTCCCACAGAGAAAAAGTAACAGCTGCCCCAGGACCACCGCCACCCCTCTGGGCACAGATGACATCTGTGGTCTACAGAGTAAGGGCCGAAAGCAGGGGTGATATTAGGCCCTGACGGAACCAACACATTCACCTGCGTGATAAGGGATTCATTCAGCAATTAACATAcattaatcaatcaataaatatcCATTTTgaagtaatacattacatttacaaatcTTTAAAGCTAATAATTTATCCCATTATGtcaatttaaatacattaaacaaGAAACTGAGTAAACCATGAATTCAGAGTTCAAACCTAACCCAAACCACAATTCTCAATCAAAGTATGGCAATGCTATTTGCCAGCAAATTAAACAACTAATTTTGCAGTGAATAAAATGTTACTGCACGAATCCATAGTATTGAAAGAAtcatacactgcaaaaatacaCAGTGAGatccataagtcttgggacagagacatatttgttttcttgatttggctctgtactccacaatcaccacatagaaatgacagcactttttatacatgggCCCCCCCATTTGACAGCACCaaaatatttgggacaaatggcttctcaggtgtttctgattattcaGGTGTCTAGTAGCTGCACTAAGGCTGCAACTGAAGCTCACATACCTGTGCTAAGGAAGCAACTGAATACAACAGACTAATCAGAAAAACAAGCCATTTGTCCCAtggaaggggggcagggggctatGGATAAAATGAAGGGTGATTTCTagatgatgaaaccaaaatgtattaagaTATTTCACATAAATATTTCCAAGACAGGAAAACGTGAAGGAGATGACTGGTTTTGTAGGGTTTGGCTCAATCACCTCGGCTGAtcgtgaggagcaggagagacATGGAGTGTAGGTCTGCTTGGCACTGTGACATCGGCCCCGTTGCCTCCTCAGCTTCCCCCGCAGTCTGCTCCAGCCCCGGGGCAGCCAGAGGAAGCACCGCTGAGAACACACAGTCCCCAGGTCAGTGCCAGCCCTCAATCACAGGCCCGATAACCCAATCAAGACAGCACAAAACACACCTTTCATTTCCTAACTGAAGCACGGTAAACtgaaatggaatgacacaaaagGAAAGACATTCTAAAATGTGTTCTCAGGGCATCTGCGCTGAGATACATATCTTGCATAAAGACCATGTTTGCCAtgcaaaaagagaaaatacacaAAGATACAGTGTGCAAACATATCACAAGTACAGTGATTCTCTATTTTTGCCCTCAACCTGTCACACAAAAGCATATTGCGTGCATTCCTCTTAACCTTTGTCCAGGTGTCACGAGTGCATAATAGCACAAAGTGTAATAGTGGACTATAAACAAGAAcgggaacagaaaacagaactgtggttgcaagctgaaaaagcagaaaacaaCTTACATGAGAAAACCAAGGCCAGCAGTAGGCCTTCTGCCAGAACCAAACTTaacaacaaaatggccactCGCCACAACAGCCATAATCGGCGAGCGTCATCTCTTCCATCTCTCACTGTGGTGAGGGTAAATGATAAGAATATCATTATTCACTGCCATTTAAATGACTATTCACAAGACTATTCACCTATATCGCACACATTTAATTACATAGCAGGCACTAATTAATCAAAAGCTAATTACACAGGTTACagttttacatacaatccatttatacagccaaATAACTTACTGATACAATTCAGGTTGTTACAGGTTACAACAGCAGCAAACCAACAACACCAGAACCCCCTACAGTTGTATTACAAGCCCATTTTCTCAACCATTGGACTATATTTCCACCAATATTAAAGGGTTTGACACATCCACAATAAACTTAGAAGACCAAACCTAAGCCAGCCCTAAAAATACTAGCATCCCCATGAGCCAAGTAAACctttaatgctaatattttatgGATTTTATGTTGCCCACCCAAGTGTTACGCCAACCTATCCATCATCACAGGGTGGactatttctcattttaaatttGAAGTAAAGGGTCTTTCATCCGTGTGCTATGTCATAGATACCTGCTAATGAAATAGAGGAAGCATACCTGCTGGGACATGGATTCCATCATGGTTCTCCGGACAGGATGACAGAGGATCCATGCTCCTCTTCTTTCCTTTTTaagcacactttttttttaaccctttgcAGATGCTGAACCCTCTTTCACGGTCTCTTTGGAACAAAATTCTCTGATGTAGCCTTCCCGTCTCTTTAATGTTCTCTACCCACTCCACCACTTCCTCTCAGTTACACAAAACTGAGGACAGGACTTCTCTAAAGCACAAATATAACATATTGGAAGTGTCATTAGGCATGTGTAGAATGTCTATTTTTGGCTCGTTTTACACTTATGACACACAGGAACTTATCAAACTGGTGACAGGCTATGGGAAAAAAACCCTCAACACAGTATCATTTCATTCAAGTGTATTGGGGAAATCAGGCggcttttaaaaagcaaaaagacaAATGGCAAATTCATGTTCAGAATTATTTCTTctaatgtacaaaaatacattacGTCTGTATAAAACAGGTACCAGTTCGGAGCGTGGGCAGAGTTTAGCGGCCTCACCGAGGCTCTGTTCCTGAAATGGCAGTTAGCCTGGGCCTTCCCAGGCTGTTTCTAGCGAAGGCCCATGGGCTGGTGCAGGAGGCAGGCCAGGTAGCAGCACACCTCCCAGGCCCGATCCAGCTGAGGGGCAGAGCTGTGTGGGTGCACTACCCTCAGGTAGCGGAATGTCAGAACCTTGTCGGTCAGGCTACGCACACTGAGGACCTCCCGGGAAGGCACACCCACTGAAGGGGGCGGGACACCCCCGCTGTTGTCTCCAACCAGATGGGAGGGCAGGTTGAGGGGGGCGGGCTCAGGGCTGCCGGGATTGGCCGCCCAGTCCTCCCACTCTTCCAGGCGCACGGAGCTGGCGAAGGCCAGGAAGCCCTCAGGCGAGGCCAGGGCACAGCCGCAGTGGTGGGAGAGGAAGCGGTAGGGCTGCGGGGACTGCACTGCCCCTGGGGCCTCCCCCGACCTGCCCGCGGCCCGCTGCCGGTCCCGGGAGGACGCGTCGAACAGCAGGTCCGCACACTCCAGCACCGTCACCTCACGGCCAGAGCCCAGCGCCAGGGAGTGCTTGGGCTGGAAGTAGCTGATGTAGCGCTGGCTGCACTTCACCGGGATCTGGGGCAGAGTGCAGCAGAATCAATCTCTATTAAACCTAGCACATGACAGGCCACAGACTGTGCAAAgaacttaataaaaataaaatgcacaattGAATTGCAGGCTCCCAGAACTAGCAAAAGTTTAACTTAAACTTGTTCACTAGTTTAACCAGTTCACTTAAGTTGATTAGCTGAAGCAGAGAACTGTAAATCAGTGGCACCATGACTTGCAGACAATGCAGACTGCAGGACAGGACCAAGAGTGAGTTAAAACTAGTAAATACATTGGTAATATCAATATTATcaatatatcaatataaaatcaatataaaatgtattttaaatggtaCAATAACCATATGCCAGAGAACCGATACCAGCTGCGCCATTTTCCCATGAAAAACATGATTATTTATCCTGTGGAAAAGGCACAATAACAGCCTGCATTTTATTCACTCagacagggaaacacacacacacagctgcctaCATGGAATTACTTTGCACTACCTCAAGTTATCGATAAACATAGTTTTTAAACACGAGAATAGTTTATCTTTATCAAAAGTCCTTTTTGATGTGTTATAGTGCGTTTTTTCCTGGGGGAAATCACTATTTTTCAAGATATCAAATCAAAGTTTAACATTTTTGTATGGTGACAACAGCTCGTTTTCTCCCCTGGCTTCACCTGCTGGAGCCTCCTCTGCAGTAGCTCCATCCAGTGTACCCAGATGCGTGACACGGTGGACTCGGCCACGCGGAAGCGGAAGGCcaggtcctgcagcagcaggcccAGACGCAGACGCgtcagcaccagcagcagctggtCCTCCGAGCTCAGCAGGGTGGGGGCGCCCCCTCCCCCGCGGCAGTATCCCATCATCCTCCACCGGACAGACTCTGCCGTCTCGCCCTCGCTGTCCCCGTCGGCTGGGAAGAGGGTGGGGTCTACCTGAGCGATGGGCGTTGAGTCCTGAGAGGGACACGGATGCATCAGGAAGTGTGTAGCCTTGAGCTGTGTAGGAAGCTATCTGCACGCCAAGCTCCTCACTGTGACTGCAGAACATGGTTagagcgccccctggtggttgAATCAACACAAAACTAGTTTCTTGCAGCTGGTGACAAATGGGTACCACTTGGGGGTGAGGATATGAGCTAGAAGACCAGCATCTTTAATCTGcataacacattttatatttgaaagaATACTCTCTACACAATATAAAGACAAATGCCTCAGTATTACCAGAGATGATGGGACAGGCAGACCCTCTTCATCTTTCAGAACGTCCTGCTCCTCGGCCCTGACTTCCATCTCCACGTCCCAGCCCAGCCCCGCTCCGTCTCCTCCCTGCAGGAAGCTGAGGAAGGCCTTGAAGTGAGCATAGGAGTGGAAGCCCGTGTAGAAGCGCAGCCACTTTGGGGAGCCACGCGCCAGGGTCTGGGCACTGAGGATGGTGGGCCGCGGCGGGGGCCGGGTCTGCTCGCGGAGCTGCGTGTCCAGGGAGAGCATGGCCTCGGCACTGGCCTGTGCCTGCTGCCTGGCCTGCCGCAGCTCATCCTGTAGGCCCGCCACCTCCACACgctgctgcagcagctgctcctCCAGAACCCGAATCCTGGAGTCACGCACCGCTGTCAGGGTGTGCATCTCCCACTCCCACTGCATCTGTACAGGCAGACATACAGAGATTACTGCCACACTGCAGCTGTACAGGCGGAATCAGATGTGATAAcccaacacaaaaaaataatttcactgatTGGGGAATACACAAAAAGGCAAGTGGACACCATAGTAGAGTACAGTGGAAACAATACAGACCAAGTACTTTGCATGGTATGGCTTAAAATAGTATGTGGCAGTATAGCTTCCTGATTACAGAACTGAAATTAAAAACTCAGAGGTGGTAGCTTTAAACTAAGCAGGGTACTTAACCTGGGGGGTATTTCAGTAAGCCGGACTTCCATGCCAAGTAAATTTTTACTTTAGTCCTTGTTCCATATTTGAGGGGGTTCCACGTTTTActcggcggcctgtagcgtagtggttaaggtaaaggaatgggacacgcaaggtcggtggttctaatcccggtgtagccacaataagatccgcacagccgttgggcccttgagcaaggcccttaaccctgcattgctccaggggaggattgtctcctgcttagtctaattaactgtacgtcgctctggataagagcgtctgccaaatgccaataatgtaatgtactcagTGCAGAAGTCAAGATTAGTGAGTTAGCTGAAAAACCCCCCTGAACTGTTTCAGAATATATCCCTCTGTACATAATGGACTACCTGTGAATAATCTAAGTAGTGTTAGTCACTACTAGGTGTTTGCATTCGCACAAGACAACGTGCTTACATTGAGACTGGACTAGGAAGTTGCACAGAAAGTAGGACTGTACAAGCAGTGGATGCTAAAGGCCCAGTTTTATCCCTAGAATTTTGCTACCAATGCGCTTTTACAATAGTAAAACGTTAATTTCTCACCTTCTTCTTCTGAAGTAGCTTCTCCTTCGCCTCCACAGCCTTCTGCACACTGAGGAGTGCCTGCTCCTGCCGGTGCTGGTCCTTGGCCAGCCCGCGCACCAAAGCACAGAGCCGGCCCTGGTCGGTGGGGATGGTCAGGCAGCCATGGTCGTTCAGGAAGCCCCGACGACTCCACATTCCCAGCTGCACCTGCTGCACCGTGTCACTCACCACCTCCATCAGCTCCGCAGCTAGAGCCAGGTCCCCCAGACTGGCTGGAGGGTCTGCAGCCCCACCCAAACCACACcgcgggaggagaggaggggaaaacGAGAGATTGGGAGACGTGAGGGAGAATCGATGGAGAGACGgcaagaaggagaaagagaatagcagcagcagaagaaacagATGTAAGTGAGAAtagaaagggggggggagaaaggagaAGATAACTTTACTATGCCAGCCTTCCAATTATGAACCAAGGCCATGAGTCTGAATACAGtgaaaacatgaacaaaatagaaatagaatccacaaatgcattaacatgaACTCAGCTGCCATCAACGTGGATGACAGAAAAGGAACAGACTACAATTTATACACATTGAGAGAATTCTTACAGC encodes:
- the LOC133125103 gene encoding uncharacterized protein LOC133125103 isoform X3, which translates into the protein MQCPEEPLQQEEDMPSSCVAINCSVERSPETLKQGITFHRFPKDPVRRLQWCSALRRQSSDHQLWVPTKNSVLCSSHFTPDMFDRTGQTVRLRDCAIPTVFDFRKRKREGKEGEEKVEKAVVWPKRGRRGKREEQMAGRSTDPPASLGDLALAAELMEVVSDTVQQVQLGMWSRRGFLNDHGCLTIPTDQGRLCALVRGLAKDQHRQEQALLSVQKAVEAKEKLLQKKKMQWEWEMHTLTAVRDSRIRVLEEQLLQQRVEVAGLQDELRQARQQAQASAEAMLSLDTQLREQTRPPPRPTILSAQTLARGSPKWLRFYTGFHSYAHFKAFLSFLQGGDGAGLGWDVEMEVRAEEQDVLKDEEGLPVPSSLDSTPIAQVDPTLFPADGDSEGETAESVRWRMMGYCRGGGGAPTLLSSEDQLLLVLTRLRLGLLLQDLAFRFRVAESTVSRIWVHWMELLQRRLQQIPVKCSQRYISYFQPKHSLALGSGREVTVLECADLLFDASSRDRQRAAGRSGEAPGAVQSPQPYRFLSHHCGCALASPEGFLAFASSVRLEEWEDWAANPGSPEPAPLNLPSHLVGDNSGGVPPPSVGVPSREVLSVRSLTDKVLTFRYLRVVHPHSSAPQLDRAWEVCCYLACLLHQPMGLR
- the LOC133125103 gene encoding uncharacterized protein LOC133125103 isoform X5, encoding MPSSCVAINCSVERSPETLKQGITFHRFPKDPVRRLQWCSALRRQSSDHQLWVPTKNSVLCSSHFTPDMFDRTGQTVRLRDCAIPTVFDFRKRKREGKEGEEKVEKAVVWPKRGRRGKREEQMAGRSTDPPASLGDLALAAELMEVVSDTVQQVQLGMWSRRGFLNDHGCLTIPTDQGRLCALVRGLAKDQHRQEQALLSVQKAVEAKEKLLQKKKMQWEWEMHTLTAVRDSRIRVLEEQLLQQRVEVAGLQDELRQARQQAQASAEAMLSLDTQLREQTRPPPRPTILSAQTLARGSPKWLRFYTGFHSYAHFKAFLSFLQGGDGAGLGWDVEMEVRAEEQDVLKDEEGLPVPSSLDSTPIAQVDPTLFPADGDSEGETAESVRWRMMGYCRGGGGAPTLLSSEDQLLLVLTRLRLGLLLQDLAFRFRVAESTVSRIWVHWMELLQRRLQQIPVKCSQRYISYFQPKHSLALGSGREVTVLECADLLFDASSRDRQRAAGRSGEAPGAVQSPQPYRFLSHHCGCALASPEGFLAFASSVRLEEWEDWAANPGSPEPAPLNLPSHLVGDNSGGVPPPSVGVPSREVLSVRSLTDKVLTFRYLRVVHPHSSAPQLDRAWEVCCYLACLLHQPMGLR
- the LOC133125103 gene encoding uncharacterized protein LOC133125103 isoform X4, which translates into the protein MCPEEPLQQEEDMPSSCVAINCSVERSPETLKQGITFHRFPKDPVRRLQWCSALRRQSSDHQLWVPTKNSVLCSSHFTPDMFDRTGQTVRLRDCAIPTVFDFRKRKREGKEGEEKVEKAVVWPKRGRRGKREEQMAGRSTDPPASLGDLALAAELMEVVSDTVQQVQLGMWSRRGFLNDHGCLTIPTDQGRLCALVRGLAKDQHRQEQALLSVQKAVEAKEKLLQKKKMQWEWEMHTLTAVRDSRIRVLEEQLLQQRVEVAGLQDELRQARQQAQASAEAMLSLDTQLREQTRPPPRPTILSAQTLARGSPKWLRFYTGFHSYAHFKAFLSFLQGGDGAGLGWDVEMEVRAEEQDVLKDEEGLPVPSSLDSTPIAQVDPTLFPADGDSEGETAESVRWRMMGYCRGGGGAPTLLSSEDQLLLVLTRLRLGLLLQDLAFRFRVAESTVSRIWVHWMELLQRRLQQIPVKCSQRYISYFQPKHSLALGSGREVTVLECADLLFDASSRDRQRAAGRSGEAPGAVQSPQPYRFLSHHCGCALASPEGFLAFASSVRLEEWEDWAANPGSPEPAPLNLPSHLVGDNSGGVPPPSVGVPSREVLSVRSLTDKVLTFRYLRVVHPHSSAPQLDRAWEVCCYLACLLHQPMGLR
- the LOC133125103 gene encoding uncharacterized protein LOC133125103 isoform X6; amino-acid sequence: MAGRSTDPPASLGDLALAAELMEVVSDTVQQVQLGMWSRRGFLNDHGCLTIPTDQGRLCALVRGLAKDQHRQEQALLSVQKAVEAKEKLLQKKKMQWEWEMHTLTAVRDSRIRVLEEQLLQQRVEVAGLQDELRQARQQAQASAEAMLSLDTQLREQTRPPPRPTILSAQTLARGSPKWLRFYTGFHSYAHFKAFLSFLQGGDGAGLGWDVEMEVRAEEQDVLKDEEGLPVPSSLDSTPIAQVDPTLFPADGDSEGETAESVRWRMMGYCRGGGGAPTLLSSEDQLLLVLTRLRLGLLLQDLAFRFRVAESTVSRIWVHWMELLQRRLQQIPVKCSQRYISYFQPKHSLALGSGREVTVLECADLLFDASSRDRQRAAGRSGEAPGAVQSPQPYRFLSHHCGCALASPEGFLAFASSVRLEEWEDWAANPGSPEPAPLNLPSHLVGDNSGGVPPPSVGVPSREVLSVRSLTDKVLTFRYLRVVHPHSSAPQLDRAWEVCCYLACLLHQPMGLR
- the LOC133125103 gene encoding uncharacterized protein LOC133125103 isoform X1, translated to MSLSFFWQCPEEPLQQEEDMPSSCVAINCSVERSPETLKQGITFHRFPKDPVRRLQWCSALRRQSSDHQLWVPTKNSVLCSSHFTPDMFDRTGQTVRLRDCAIPTVFDFRKRKREGKEGEEKVEKAVVWPKRGRRGKREEQMAGRSTDPPASLGDLALAAELMEVVSDTVQQVQLGMWSRRGFLNDHGCLTIPTDQGRLCALVRGLAKDQHRQEQALLSVQKAVEAKEKLLQKKKMQWEWEMHTLTAVRDSRIRVLEEQLLQQRVEVAGLQDELRQARQQAQASAEAMLSLDTQLREQTRPPPRPTILSAQTLARGSPKWLRFYTGFHSYAHFKAFLSFLQGGDGAGLGWDVEMEVRAEEQDVLKDEEGLPVPSSLDSTPIAQVDPTLFPADGDSEGETAESVRWRMMGYCRGGGGAPTLLSSEDQLLLVLTRLRLGLLLQDLAFRFRVAESTVSRIWVHWMELLQRRLQQIPVKCSQRYISYFQPKHSLALGSGREVTVLECADLLFDASSRDRQRAAGRSGEAPGAVQSPQPYRFLSHHCGCALASPEGFLAFASSVRLEEWEDWAANPGSPEPAPLNLPSHLVGDNSGGVPPPSVGVPSREVLSVRSLTDKVLTFRYLRVVHPHSSAPQLDRAWEVCCYLACLLHQPMGLR